A genomic window from Sporosarcina sp. Marseille-Q4063 includes:
- a CDS encoding DUF817 domain-containing protein, protein MSALKQFVRFGWDQAQSCLFPVVIFASLAITQIIPLPFLPRYDWILIICLLMQWWMVRSGLETRDELKVISLFHLIGLALEIFKVNMGSWSYPEEGFFKVFGVPLFSGFMYASVASYLCQAWRRFKVNLVKWPPFLVVVPLAAAIYLNFFTHHYWIDIRWWLSILVIIVFWQAWVTYEVGGTRYRMPLVFSFVLIGFFIWVAENIATFFGAWQYPNQTTAWSLVHLGKVSSWLLLVIVSFLIVATLKQVKGKVPVSKDARKFL, encoded by the coding sequence ATGAGCGCACTAAAACAATTTGTTCGTTTTGGATGGGATCAGGCCCAATCATGTTTGTTTCCCGTCGTTATTTTTGCCTCTTTGGCTATTACACAAATCATTCCGCTTCCGTTCCTGCCGAGGTATGACTGGATACTTATCATCTGCCTGCTGATGCAATGGTGGATGGTCCGTTCTGGGCTTGAAACACGGGATGAACTAAAGGTTATCTCATTGTTCCACCTTATAGGACTCGCTCTTGAAATTTTCAAGGTGAATATGGGCTCCTGGTCTTATCCAGAGGAAGGCTTTTTCAAGGTTTTTGGTGTGCCTTTGTTTAGCGGGTTCATGTACGCAAGTGTAGCGAGTTATCTTTGCCAGGCGTGGCGGAGGTTCAAGGTTAACCTAGTTAAGTGGCCGCCGTTTTTGGTAGTTGTACCACTTGCAGCTGCAATTTACTTGAATTTTTTCACGCACCATTATTGGATAGATATCCGTTGGTGGTTATCTATTCTTGTCATTATCGTATTTTGGCAAGCCTGGGTCACATACGAAGTTGGTGGAACTCGTTATCGGATGCCGCTCGTATTTTCTTTTGTGCTCATCGGATTTTTTATATGGGTAGCTGAAAATATCGCAACGTTCTTTGGTGCTTGGCAATATCCAAATCAAACCACTGCATGGAGTCTCGTTCATCTAGGAAAGGTGAGTTCATGGCTTTTATTAGTGATTGTTAGCTTTCTAATAGTAGCGACGTTAAAACAGGTTAAGGGAAAAGTTCCAGTCAGTAAAGATGCTAGAAAATTTTTATAA
- a CDS encoding VOC family protein — MTKTNQNIVPHLWYDKEANEAAAFYASIFPDSKITNETTIHDTPSGDADLVSFELWGQKFMAISAGPYFKFNPSASFMVNFDSPKEKDESEKINEVWDKLSEGGTVLMPLDKYPFSERYGWIQDKYGLSWQLILTNPEGEERPRILPSLLFVGDQCGKAEEAINFYLSVFKNSEKGRIARYPQGMEPDNEGTVMFSDFMLENQWLTAMDSAHEHNFSFNEAVSFMVYCDTQEELDNYWDKLSAVPEAEQCGWLKDKYGVSWQIVPREMDKMMTNSTPEQIARVNNAMLKMKKLDLAKLQRAYRES; from the coding sequence ATGACAAAAACAAATCAAAACATCGTGCCACATTTATGGTATGACAAGGAGGCGAATGAAGCAGCGGCGTTTTATGCTTCTATTTTCCCGGACTCGAAAATTACGAATGAAACAACTATCCACGACACACCATCAGGTGACGCCGATTTAGTTTCCTTTGAATTGTGGGGACAGAAGTTCATGGCAATCAGTGCAGGGCCTTATTTTAAATTTAATCCGTCGGCGTCTTTCATGGTTAACTTTGACTCACCAAAAGAAAAAGATGAAAGTGAAAAAATAAATGAGGTATGGGATAAATTGTCTGAAGGCGGCACGGTATTAATGCCACTTGATAAGTATCCGTTTAGTGAGAGATATGGCTGGATTCAAGATAAGTATGGGTTGTCCTGGCAGTTAATCCTTACAAATCCAGAAGGTGAAGAACGGCCTCGGATACTACCATCTCTACTTTTTGTTGGCGATCAATGTGGTAAAGCGGAAGAAGCGATTAATTTTTATTTATCTGTATTTAAAAACTCAGAGAAGGGCCGTATTGCGCGCTACCCTCAAGGTATGGAACCTGATAATGAAGGAACAGTCATGTTTTCTGACTTTATGCTTGAAAACCAGTGGTTAACGGCAATGGATAGCGCCCATGAGCATAACTTTAGTTTTAACGAAGCAGTATCATTTATGGTTTATTGCGATACGCAAGAAGAACTTGATAACTACTGGGACAAGCTTTCAGCAGTTCCTGAAGCGGAGCAATGTGGCTGGCTGAAAGATAAGTATGGCGTGTCCTGGCAAATTGTGCCGAGAGAGATGGACAAGATGATGACGAATAGCACGCCAGAACAAATTGCGCGTGTGAATAACGCGATGCTTAAAATGAAGAAACTTGATCTTGCTAAGTTGCAAAGAGCATATAGAGAATCGTGA
- a CDS encoding DUF2975 domain-containing protein, with protein MKRGSTLFLKIAVILMGLPVFALCLFLLPQIADEANEAAARGSDLAFVVYGILMIMYISAIPFYFALYQSFTLLSYIDKNQAFSELSVEALKKIKNCAIIISGLYAVALPFVFIMAEVDDAPGLVIGGMIPIFASIVIAVFAAVLQRLLQEAITIKSENDLTV; from the coding sequence ATGAAACGAGGTTCAACACTCTTTTTAAAGATTGCTGTAATTCTTATGGGACTCCCTGTCTTTGCTTTATGCCTATTTTTGTTGCCGCAAATAGCGGATGAAGCAAATGAAGCAGCAGCGAGAGGCTCAGATTTGGCATTTGTGGTATACGGCATTTTAATGATTATGTATATTTCAGCAATCCCATTTTACTTTGCTTTGTATCAATCTTTTACCCTTTTAAGTTATATCGACAAGAACCAAGCTTTCTCGGAATTATCTGTAGAAGCTCTAAAGAAAATCAAAAACTGTGCAATCATAATCAGCGGCTTGTATGCGGTAGCCCTACCATTCGTCTTTATCATGGCGGAGGTAGACGACGCCCCGGGTCTAGTGATAGGCGGAATGATTCCTATATTTGCTTCCATTGTGATTGCAGTCTTTGCAGCTGTTCTCCAAAGACTTTTACAAGAAGCGATTACCATAAAATCTGAAAATGATTTAACGGTCTGA
- a CDS encoding DUF2269 family protein: MFSFILVIHLIAVCCWFGGALYERCFIVAGFRKEAGGELEAPMLKLLLGSVPFFFTSVMTILITGITMTIMGKYGFLQWSWIGLKQYIMLGIIVLLASYIAPRMSRLGKQLKKNMERGEGVEDIMRAQTNRLIVYLDIMHLGVLVNLILGVTKFF; this comes from the coding sequence ATGTTTTCGTTTATCTTAGTGATTCATTTGATAGCGGTATGTTGCTGGTTTGGCGGGGCTCTTTACGAAAGATGCTTTATCGTAGCAGGATTTCGTAAAGAGGCGGGAGGTGAATTAGAGGCACCGATGTTAAAGCTCTTGCTAGGCAGTGTCCCTTTCTTTTTTACATCTGTCATGACTATTCTTATTACCGGAATCACCATGACGATCATGGGGAAATATGGATTTTTACAGTGGTCTTGGATTGGATTAAAGCAATACATCATGCTCGGCATTATCGTTTTGCTAGCGTCCTATATCGCTCCGAGAATGTCGCGTTTGGGTAAACAATTGAAGAAGAATATGGAGCGGGGTGAGGGAGTAGAAGATATCATGCGCGCTCAAACCAATCGTTTAATCGTCTATCTAGATATTATGCACTTGGGCGTTTTGGTCAATTTAATACTTGGAGTAACGAAATTCTTTTAA
- a CDS encoding phosphoglycerate mutase family protein, giving the protein MELVLIRHGQGEHTVDIPNSLQIKDPSLTAKGVKQAKLLRNTFPLTNKDIIYISPTRRTLQTAFIWSEHVACTKIVTPFVSPRMFPVLPSKSSLPCDYIIELEIIKSDYPTFEIDRNAPLELWKNGINVMDERKFKKIAEEFIANSKLLQKEVIYIVSHDGTITSYRQLISGKILTRRDFPRETGWFQINC; this is encoded by the coding sequence GTGGAGTTGGTATTAATTCGTCATGGTCAGGGAGAACATACAGTAGATATACCAAATAGCTTACAAATAAAAGATCCCTCTTTAACAGCTAAAGGAGTAAAACAAGCAAAATTGTTGAGGAATACATTCCCTTTAACTAATAAAGATATTATTTATATTAGTCCTACCAGAAGAACACTGCAAACAGCATTTATTTGGAGTGAGCATGTAGCGTGTACAAAGATTGTAACTCCTTTCGTCTCTCCGAGAATGTTTCCTGTTCTTCCAAGTAAGAGTTCATTGCCATGTGATTATATAATCGAGTTAGAAATAATAAAGTCAGATTATCCTACTTTTGAAATTGATAGGAATGCGCCTCTTGAGTTATGGAAGAATGGAATAAATGTAATGGATGAAAGGAAATTCAAAAAAATTGCAGAAGAGTTCATAGCAAATAGCAAGCTATTACAAAAAGAAGTAATTTATATAGTTTCCCACGATGGTACGATAACTTCCTATCGCCAATTGATTTCAGGAAAAATTTTAACGAGAAGAGATTTCCCGCGCGAAACAGGTTGGTTTCAGATTAATTGTTAA
- a CDS encoding helix-turn-helix transcriptional regulator has translation MAIIINLDVMLAKRKMSVTELTEKVGITMANISILKNGRAKAIRFSTLEAICEALDCQPGDILEYRSDVVDHQC, from the coding sequence ATGGCGATTATTATCAATTTAGATGTGATGTTGGCTAAAAGGAAAATGAGCGTAACAGAACTTACGGAGAAGGTCGGAATCACGATGGCAAATATTTCGATACTGAAGAATGGAAGGGCAAAAGCGATTCGATTTTCTACATTAGAAGCTATATGTGAGGCGTTAGATTGCCAGCCTGGAGATATTTTAGAATATCGAAGTGATGTAGTAGATCACCAGTGTTAA